The following proteins come from a genomic window of Chryseobacterium glaciei:
- the lpdA gene encoding dihydrolipoyl dehydrogenase has protein sequence MNYDIIVIGSGPGGYVTAIRAAQLGFKTAIIEKENLGGICLNWGCIPTKALLKSAQVFHYINHAEDYGLNKVEPSFEFPNVIQRSRGVANKMSKGIEFLMKKNKIDVILGTAKVLKDKKVSVTDKDGKVTEYAASNIIIATGARSRELPNLPQDGKKVIGYRQALSLPEQPKSMIVVGSGAIGVEFADFYNTMGTKVTVVEFMPNIVPVEDEDISKHLEKSLKKTGIEIMTNASVESVDTSGEGVKATVKTATGTITLEADILLSAVGIAANIENIGLEEVGIQIDKGRVLVNEWYETSVPGYYAIGDIIPTQALAHVASAEGITCVEKIKGLHVEKIDYGNIPGCTYCHPEVASVGLTEKQAKEKGYEIKVGKFPLSASGKATANGNTDGFIKVIFDAKYGEWLGCHMIGEGVTDMVAEAVVARKLETTGHEIIKSIHPHPTVSEAIMEAAAAAYGEVIHI, from the coding sequence ATGAACTACGATATTATTGTCATCGGAAGTGGTCCTGGTGGATATGTTACAGCTATTAGAGCGGCACAATTGGGTTTCAAAACTGCAATTATCGAGAAAGAAAATCTAGGAGGAATCTGCCTTAACTGGGGATGTATTCCAACGAAAGCTTTGTTGAAATCTGCTCAGGTTTTTCATTATATCAACCATGCAGAAGATTATGGATTGAATAAAGTGGAGCCAAGTTTTGAGTTTCCAAATGTAATTCAAAGAAGCCGTGGCGTTGCTAATAAAATGAGTAAAGGGATTGAGTTCTTAATGAAAAAGAACAAGATCGACGTTATTCTGGGAACTGCGAAAGTTTTAAAAGATAAAAAAGTTTCTGTTACAGATAAAGACGGTAAAGTGACTGAATATGCTGCAAGCAACATCATTATTGCAACTGGAGCACGTTCTAGAGAATTGCCAAACTTACCTCAAGACGGTAAAAAAGTAATCGGATACAGACAGGCATTATCTCTTCCTGAGCAGCCAAAATCTATGATTGTTGTAGGTTCTGGAGCTATTGGTGTTGAGTTTGCTGACTTCTATAACACAATGGGAACGAAAGTAACTGTTGTTGAATTTATGCCAAACATCGTTCCTGTGGAAGATGAAGATATCTCTAAGCACTTAGAAAAATCTTTGAAAAAGACAGGTATCGAAATTATGACAAATGCTTCTGTTGAGAGCGTTGATACAAGTGGAGAAGGGGTGAAAGCTACTGTGAAAACAGCTACTGGAACAATCACTCTTGAAGCTGATATTTTATTATCTGCTGTTGGTATCGCTGCAAACATCGAGAACATTGGTCTTGAAGAAGTTGGAATCCAGATAGATAAAGGTAGAGTTTTAGTAAACGAATGGTACGAAACTTCTGTTCCGGGTTACTATGCGATCGGAGATATTATTCCGACTCAGGCTCTTGCTCACGTTGCTTCTGCTGAAGGAATCACTTGTGTTGAGAAGATCAAAGGACTGCACGTTGAGAAAATCGACTATGGTAATATCCCTGGATGTACTTACTGTCACCCTGAAGTTGCTTCTGTTGGTCTTACAGAAAAGCAGGCTAAAGAAAAAGGTTACGAAATCAAAGTTGGTAAATTCCCTCTTTCTGCAAGTGGAAAAGCTACTGCAAACGGAAATACAGATGGTTTCATCAAAGTTATTTTCGATGCTAAATACGGTGAATGGCTAGGTTGTCACATGATTGGTGAAGGTGTAACTGATATGGTTGCTGAAGCTGTTGTTGCTAGAAAACTAGAAACTACAGGTCACGAGATCATCAAGTCTATCCACCCGCATCCAACGGTTTCTGAGGCTATCATGGAAGCTGCAGCTGCTGCTTACGGAGAAGTTATTCATATTTAA
- a CDS encoding glycoside hydrolase family 3 N-terminal domain-containing protein, whose translation MPFKLRFKIIVISLLSITFITAQKPLYKDPKQPVEARVQDLLKRMTPEEKFWQCFMIPGDLDNVPKGQYSHGIFGLQVSAGNQGGGVAGQLLKYNANEDAERLAKKINAIQKYFVEESRLGIPIIPFDEALHGLMREGATAFPQAIGLSATFNPELMKEVSTAIAKETKLRGIRQILTPVVNLASDVRWGRTEETYGEDPFLTSVMSVNFVSSFENQGIITTPKHFLANVGEGGRDSYPIHWNKRYLEETHLIPFQKAFTQGKSRSVMTSYNLLDGRPSTANHWLLTEKLKKDWNFKGFVISDASAVGGANVLHFTAKDYDDASAQAINAGLDVIFQTEYQHYKLFIPPFLDGRISQERIDDAVSRVLRAKFELGLFENPYVSDAAISELKKLNHKPLAEKTAIESFVLLQNNNQTLPISENIKKILVVGTDAVDARLGGYSGPGNKKVSILEGIKNFTKNKNIEVNYSKGIDWSLKNFTTVPSEFLSFENQKGLKGNYFSNSDLKGNPAFEKQDEQLNFKWTLYSPNPEKLQPDNYSVRWTGKLEAPNSGKYQLGLRGNDGFRLYVNGKLLIDNWEKLSYSTKTVDIDFVKGQKSDIVIEFHENRGEANIELIWNYGLNDYRKDFNDALKLAQDADYIIVTAGIHEGEFQDRSSLSLPGNQEQFIQEVSKLNKPTTVVLVGGSAIKTTDWKDKVGAILDVWYPGEEGGNAVAKVLFGAENPSGKLPITFPIEEGQLPLTYNHHPTGRGNDYYDLSGEPLYPFGFGLSYTTFEISDLQLNKTKYSENETIIAKVQVKNTGSKVGSEVIQLYIKDLLASVSRPIIELKGFQKVELKPGETKQISIEVPIQKLKFLDEKMNWIVEKGTYRIMVGNSSKNLTLKQNIEVE comes from the coding sequence ATGCCTTTTAAACTCAGATTTAAAATTATAGTAATTTCATTATTGAGCATTACATTTATTACCGCTCAAAAACCCTTATACAAAGATCCCAAACAACCTGTAGAAGCCCGGGTTCAGGATTTGTTGAAAAGAATGACTCCCGAAGAAAAATTCTGGCAGTGTTTTATGATTCCCGGAGATTTGGACAATGTTCCGAAAGGTCAATATTCCCACGGAATTTTTGGTTTACAGGTGAGCGCAGGAAATCAAGGTGGTGGAGTTGCAGGACAACTCTTGAAATATAATGCCAATGAAGATGCAGAAAGATTGGCAAAAAAAATCAATGCAATTCAAAAATATTTTGTGGAAGAATCACGATTGGGAATTCCTATTATCCCTTTTGATGAAGCTTTACATGGATTAATGCGAGAAGGCGCAACGGCTTTTCCACAAGCGATTGGTTTGTCGGCGACTTTCAACCCTGAGTTAATGAAAGAAGTTTCAACAGCGATCGCAAAAGAAACGAAATTGAGAGGAATTCGTCAGATTTTGACACCTGTTGTCAATTTGGCGAGCGACGTCCGATGGGGTAGAACGGAGGAAACGTATGGTGAAGATCCGTTTTTGACTTCCGTGATGAGTGTAAATTTTGTCAGTTCTTTTGAAAATCAGGGAATTATTACCACTCCAAAACATTTTTTAGCGAATGTCGGAGAAGGTGGAAGAGATTCATATCCAATTCATTGGAACAAAAGATATTTGGAAGAAACGCATTTGATTCCTTTTCAGAAAGCTTTCACACAAGGCAAAAGCAGGTCGGTGATGACTTCGTATAATTTGTTGGATGGGCGACCTTCAACGGCAAATCATTGGTTATTGACCGAAAAATTAAAAAAAGATTGGAATTTCAAAGGTTTTGTCATTAGTGATGCAAGCGCGGTAGGTGGAGCAAATGTTCTCCATTTTACGGCAAAAGATTATGATGATGCTTCTGCACAGGCGATCAATGCAGGTCTTGACGTGATTTTCCAGACAGAATATCAACATTATAAATTGTTTATTCCACCATTTTTGGATGGAAGAATTTCACAGGAAAGAATTGATGATGCAGTTTCGAGAGTTTTAAGAGCAAAATTTGAATTGGGTTTGTTTGAAAATCCTTACGTTTCCGATGCAGCTATTTCGGAATTAAAGAAATTAAATCACAAACCCTTAGCAGAAAAAACAGCCATTGAATCTTTTGTTTTGCTTCAAAATAATAATCAAACGCTCCCGATTTCGGAAAATATTAAAAAGATTTTAGTGGTTGGGACTGATGCTGTTGATGCAAGATTAGGCGGTTATTCCGGGCCGGGAAACAAGAAAGTGAGTATTTTGGAAGGAATTAAAAATTTCACTAAAAATAAAAATATTGAAGTAAATTATTCAAAAGGAATTGATTGGAGTTTGAAGAATTTCACAACCGTTCCATCCGAATTTTTATCTTTTGAAAACCAAAAAGGTTTGAAAGGAAATTATTTTTCCAATTCTGATTTAAAAGGAAATCCCGCTTTTGAAAAACAAGACGAACAATTAAATTTCAAATGGACTTTATATTCTCCAAATCCTGAAAAGCTACAACCCGACAATTACAGTGTTCGATGGACAGGAAAATTAGAAGCTCCAAATTCAGGAAAATATCAGTTGGGTTTAAGAGGAAATGATGGCTTCAGATTATATGTAAATGGAAAATTGTTGATTGATAATTGGGAAAAGTTGAGTTATTCAACCAAAACTGTTGATATAGATTTTGTAAAAGGTCAAAAATCTGATATTGTCATTGAATTTCATGAAAATAGGGGTGAAGCGAACATTGAACTGATCTGGAATTATGGTTTAAATGATTATCGGAAAGATTTTAATGATGCTTTAAAATTGGCTCAAGATGCAGATTACATCATTGTTACCGCAGGAATTCATGAAGGTGAATTTCAGGATCGCTCTTCGTTGAGCCTTCCCGGAAATCAGGAACAATTTATTCAGGAAGTTTCAAAATTAAATAAACCGACAACAGTTGTTTTGGTTGGCGGTTCTGCAATAAAAACTACGGATTGGAAAGATAAAGTCGGGGCTATTTTAGATGTTTGGTACCCGGGAGAAGAGGGTGGAAATGCCGTTGCAAAAGTGCTTTTCGGGGCGGAAAATCCATCGGGGAAATTGCCGATTACGTTTCCGATTGAGGAAGGGCAGTTGCCTTTGACGTACAATCATCACCCGACCGGACGCGGAAATGATTATTATGATTTGAGTGGCGAACCGTTGTATCCGTTTGGTTTTGGATTGAGTTACACAACTTTTGAAATTTCTGATTTACAATTAAATAAAACAAAATATTCTGAAAACGAAACGATTATCGCTAAAGTTCAAGTTAAAAATACAGGTTCGAAAGTTGGAAGTGAAGTCATTCAATTATATATAAAAGATTTGTTGGCTTCAGTTTCAAGACCGATTATTGAGTTGAAAGGTTTTCAAAAAGTAGAATTAAAACCAGGAGAAACTAAACAAATTTCGATTGAAGTTCCAATTCAGAAATTAAAATTTTTAGACGAAAAAATGAATTGGATCGTAGAAAAAGGAACCTACAGAATTATGGTTGGAAATTCCTCTAAAAACCTGACTTTGAAACAGAATATTGAGGTTGAATAA